ACTCCAATCTTTGCACATTAATAGAGTTTagaaaccaaaatatttttagttggtgaagtataaaaaaattcagATTGAACTAACAAAATCATTGGATTATTATGTTGCGtagaaatttaatttgaacaaataatttagCACTGGGTAAAATTCTACTGTTTTGGAAGGTATACATTTATATGgcaacataaattattttccgCCTGTCCAAGGTCCCAGAaatcgaaacaaaaaaaaataatggtagTTATAACCCAACCATTTTTAAAAGTAGCTTTCCTTCTCTAACTTCTCCTCTCAGAATTCTTCGAAACGGAGCGCTAGTGTTCCCCAATCCGGCCAATCCGTTAAGAATAAGTTCATGATTGGTCGGATTGTTTTGCCATCTGATTGTTAtaaggcgcttctaaacgggccatattttcctgcaatttgtggctgcaacatagtggccggacatattgcgagcaactccagccatactacgcaatattgcagcaatattgcagcaatgtctaggcgcttctaaacgggccatattttcctgcaatatgtggctgcactattggcaacttattgctcggccatcacaaaaatattttattgcaacgatggccgagcaatctatggccgagccatgtgttgcaatatgtctgtcaatagtatggagcatgatgcagactcctaaacgggccacacaaaccggcaataatggctgacgaaatcacactcgtcgcagcagcctatattgttttacaagaaaaatcaaaaaggcaaaagcagagacagtggattcgaccttacTTAAATAGGCGACGAAATCTTCCATGTAGGTATATAGGCTTCTGCGacactcgtcgcagcagcctatatcgttttacgagaaaaatcaaaaaggaaaaagcagagacagtggattcgaccttacGCCAATAGGCGTAAAACATTagacaatttatataaaaaattgaataataaatgataaaataaatataaatcgcgtagaaaaggatgcactatatcataacaagagtgagcgactgaaacaacaataaagctggccgggcaacattgcagtaaaatcggtagctcagcgatcgtccggcaacctatcaaaacaatatcggccattcgctgcaatatcaaaaatgtgtggCTATATGTCTGAAacattgctgcaatattgcgtagtatggctggagttgctcgcaatatgtccggccactatgttgcagccacatattgcaggaaaatatggcccgtttagaagcgccttcAGACACATAGccacacatttttgatattgcagtgaatggccgatattgttttgatatgttgccggacgatcgctgagctaccgattttacggcaatgttgcccggccagttttattgttgtttcagtcgctcactcttgttatgatatagtgcatccttttctacgcgatgtatatttattatcatcatatcGGTATCATTTGATGTGTTCTATTCTCTATTTTCAACTAatctgataaatatacttatattttttttgaatgactaaattgattaaaaattaaatttaattaattgaaaagttgGCAAATAGTTTTTTATCCAGCATTAATTCTTGACATTAATTGTCTAATGTTTCACGCCTATTTAAgtaaggtcgaatccactgtctctgctttttcctttttgatttttctcgtAAAACGATATAGACTGCTGCGACGAGTGTGATTTCGTCAGCCATTATTGCCGGTTTGTGTGGCCCGTTTAGGAGTCTGCATCATGCTCCATACTATTGACAGACATATTGCAACACATGGCTCGGCCATAGATTGCTCGGCCatcgttgcaataaaatatttttgtgatggccgagcaataagttgccaatagtgcagccacatattgcaggaaaatatggcccgtttagaagcgccttaTTATCATCATATCGGTATCATTTGATGTGTTCCATTACACTCATACTATTTTCAACTAATCAGATAAAtatgcttatatttttttgaatgactaaattgattaaaaattaaatttaattaattgaaaagttggaaaatagttttttatccAGCATTAATTCTTGACATTAATTGTCTAATGTTTCACGCCTATTTAAgtaaggtcgaatccactgtctctgctttttcctttttgatttttcttgtaaaacaatataggctgctgcgacgagtgtGATTTCTTCAGCCATTGTTGCCGGTTTGTGTGGCCCGTTTAGGAGTCTGCATcatgctccatactattttcagacatattgcaacacatggctcggccatagattgctcggccatcgttgcaataaaatatttttgtgatggccgagcaataagttgccaatagtgcagccacatattgcaggaaaatatggcccgtttagaagcgcctaTACCCACATCACTGCTGTCACAAAAGACTATAAATTGCTTCTGGTcgtataatacatattttagtcttgattttgaaaacattttttagcagcattatttacctacaaaatatgtaggtaataaAAAGATTACGATGCCTAAATAGATTAAGGTACTATAACATCATATAATCATAAATTAGTATCCACTATTGTTAGGGTATATTTCAGACAACTACTACTTTAGGTTTTTATATagttattattgataattttatggGTTGGTTAACAGCGGTGACCCTATTAAAtcttagtgttttttttaactgtgCGCCTGTCAACGTCAAAATTCATTGATGAGctcaagaatattattattatttatattaccagTAACAAAATATCTGTATCACACAACTACATTCATTTACATTtgaatcatattattttatttaagaataggTACCTTACTAAACTCCTCTCTCCATATCGAGTTCgtaattttgattttacacTATAGTGATTTGTTTGACTCGTTTGTTGACGGTACAAACTACAAAGAAAAGTTGCTTGTGCGTccacaaagaaaaaaaaagaacagaATTTTAGAGTTGCCATGCCAAAAAAACACGAAagaatgagaaaaaaaatatacgaactCCGCTTcacttgtgtttttttttctaatttttctGTCATTAGGCCGATAATTTGATGCATATTTTGTATGCAACAGTTATTTTGACTTGTTACAGTGCCCTATTATGTACCCAATCATCGCGGGGAATGCTCTAAGTGCGTCTATTAactaaaatcaataacaatCATTGACCAACAAAGGTACGCTTGTGTTTGCTTTTGCTGAGCATATAACCTGTGTTTTGTGCTGGCGTCCGGTTGGCGTCCGTCACAATTAACGCGAGAATGTGTAATATGCGTTGTATAGTAGTGGTATTGAcgtagaaatgagtttaactgCTAAAGTGATTTGTGCTATTGTAAGTGGTTTATGTTTTTAGTTACCAAGATGAATTATGATGCCGAAAGAGCCATGAATCAGAAGCGATTGCGAATGGAGGGCGAACCGGGCCACGGTGTTGTGCAGGGGAACGGTTTGCCGCTAAACTACATAGGTAAGTAACTTTCGTGGgtgtaaaatgtgtaaaaagtataaaaaaagtGCAAGTTTTgacgtttgtttttattgatgtaGATAATGGTCACCAAATACCGTATCAGCCGTATGCAGGCGCATATAACACGCATTACCCGCCTCCGGATGCGTTTGCGGCGTACGGGCCTCCGCCTCCGGGTGGTTATGCCCCTCAGAACCTGTCGTATGTGCCCCCCGCGCACCAGAATTACCCGCATCACCAGAGTTTCCCGCCACAACAGCCGCCGCAGTCACAGTTGCACATGCCCCAGTCCCATATGGGTAAGATCAACAAAGATTATGCACACTAAATTGCCAGAATTAAACCTttacattcaaaatcaaaatctatCAATAACCTAGTATATCTGTTCTAGTCTCAATGTATATGAAATAGGGCTCATAATAACATGTCTTATTTTGACATGTAATAacaaatgaaaacatattttttagcaACAGTTGAATTATAATTCACTGTAAACAAACCTTCTGTACAACTTTTaacttgattttaaataaagtatgatACAACTTCTTAACACAATAGAATCCTTTCTGTGATATTAGGTACACATTTGGGTaagttttgtgtaatatttgAAAGCACAAACATAACCAATAGATTGattggataaaaatatattatatactatcaatagaaagctataaatatagaataatgatataaataacacacataaattgctataaaaaaacttaacaaataaaaattgcaataattaaaataaaattcctcTTCATCAGTTCAAGGTTATGGAGATGTGGTCCACAAACCAGCATGGCCTCCTCAACCACACTTACTGCCACCTCTCGACACTCAGAAACCACTGGACATCAATAAACTGAAATCGGAGATCAAACTGGAACCAACCGATGCACACAAAAGACCACATCCTGAAAATGAAATGATGGTAAATATCTATAATGTAAGATTTAtttctgaattttaaaatttattttttattgctcttttggtctctgcttacctctagaaaaaggagtgatattatgtatgtatgttaaatataCATACCACAATTATCTATTTGGACTAAACTTAAATAAGCCACTAAAAGTAAGTGAACTGGAGGCAATTTTAGCCAAAATAATGACTTCTATTCACAAATTATTTGTCAtgctacaataataaaataaacatagaagATAAAATTAGCCTAGAACTAAGTCCTAAGatagaaacatttttaaatgtcatgGTCTAGGGGAGTCAGCTGATtagataaacatacatataatatttaaattacgtattttaagatggcaaCACTGCTAAAAAATAGATAAgatgctatatttttttttgttttttttctaagaatacatataaatattgtattttctttcaGGGTGGTGATTTGGATCaaccgaaaataaaaataaagacagaCATTTTTAAACCTGATGATTTAGCTCACAGACATGACAAGCCTGGTGGTAAGTATCTCTATATTACATCATGCTACACATTAGTTTGCcttataatacaatacaatcaCTGAACTGAAGGACTGAACCAAGAGGGAAATTAAAAGGTTACTAAACTTTTTGTGCCTAATGTTTCGGCACCACGAACATCAACCCTAGTCGCTGTTAAAAATCCCGGAAGTTTCGCCTTTTTTgattcataaattttaataataatttgctgGTCAACCACTCCTCAaggaaacaactatttttgtcAGTTATTgaagattttaacaaaaacttttcaTTTTCACAGATCATCAGAAACCCCATGATGTGGCACAGAAACCTACTGATCTACAAAgtaaaggtaaatattatttagaagatattataatattattcctataataataatactgttGTCAATGTGGCGCGGCAGCCATGccatataaaaatgaaatgtatcttaaattgttgtaaaatttcCTCAGATCTCAGTCAACCAATGATGGGATTGGACAAGGCAATGGACAAACCTACTGGTGggtattttgtttatcaatatttaaatgtgtttgtggGGTGctagtaaaaattaaattaatttaggaTAAATGATGCCACTTAAGATAGCACTTGCAATGTCTGAGTGTAACTTTAGTCTTGAAACGATTGTGGGGCCTTATGGGAAGAGCCAGAAAGAAATCATGCACTATTATTGtctattactaaataatttacatataatttggCCGAAGAAGTCCCCAGCATTTTAAAAAACACCTGATAcctttttttatacatataggtATATCTACAAAAGTGAATATACACTTAATACTTGTATGTTTTGTTCAGAAGCATCTAAACCAGAGGGCGCTAGTGAGGGAGTGGTGGGGGACGTGCACCGCGCCGCTGAACCTAACGCCTCAGCCAGTGATAAGAGGTATGTAGTACTGTCTATCACgtgccaaataactttgtgtgaCGAAAAATAGCAGCTATACTCAAGTCGTTACAatcgtgcgaactacgtcataaacaaatcaatcataggaatgtgataatgtgtaagtgcgagcgaagGACTCCGATAACATTACATggcttagttcgcacgtttgaaatgccCCGAGTAAAGATGATTTGAGAaaggcaaaaaataaaaaggactGCAGGTGATGGAAGGAACGGAATCCGTCGTTGTTACATTTCCGTCACACGCACTCTTCTTATTATAGAATAGATTGTTGGAAACTCGACCCTTATAAGTGAAGggaattgttttttaatttttcctaaaCGCATCTGCAAGGAATTAGACCATTTGTCAATGCACAATGCTGCACAACATCTTTATATATTAAAACGTGAATATATTTCAGTGAGGAGGATAGAAAACCGTTCAGTAGTCCTGAACTACCTAAGTCGGGGTCAATGCCCGGCAAAATACCCACGCCCGGCAGTGAGGTAGGTCTTAGAATAATTTCATATCGAGGTTCTGGTAATTGGTAATAACTACTCAACCACAAAAATATAGTCCACTTTTTTATCTGCATATTTATGAGGCTTTAGGGCCACAGCAGACATGCTACTTTAACATCGGTATTCGACGaggtacttatttaatttagtcgCGGTATATTCCCAATTGTCCCTTCTAACACTAGCCTGTGGGGTGAAaactgggaataaaagtaggaagaaaatttcCAGTTGTCACCCTGGGGTAACTGTatagaggggacaactgggaatatacccaATGTCCAATCATTTCGCGACACTCATTATATAAAGCCAAAGTTGGCCACTTACTGCCAGATTCTTTATACATTTCTAAAGTGACCGCTAAAGCtatctttttttacattaattgttTAGTAAAGGAAAATTTGTTTCGtcataaaactatcagtaaatTCGTGAAACGGTAAATTTgactgtcatttttactttacccctatactttggctgttacttttaaTGAAGAAAACTGGCCGTTAGTCGCTTGACGGAAGCTCTACAACAGCCAAACCATCATTGAAATAGTTCCTATATCCGATCCGATCCGACTAAAAGTAGCCTGTTGTTGGTGCTCTAAATACTCATAAAATATGTTCGCAAACGCTTACTTTtctgtcatatttattttgtggtgTAAAGAAAGTAATTATGTGACTGATTTCTGTGATCGAGTAGTAAAGCTGGTGAACTATTTTCACTAATTCATACTGGAGAAGGAATTCGATTGGTTTTCATTGGCTTGATCAtcgttaaaataacaatattaaggTCCTTTCATATTTACAATTAGCTACAATGTTAGTTAACCGTAAACGTGTCCTACATGAGTACGAGCTACCACTGgttgtaaaatgtatgaaaacagctGCATTTACTCAATGTCGATGCGTTTATAAAGCAAGCTGTTGTATATGTGAATGGACCTtgatattgttttcaaaattgatAATTGAATAGTGTAAAAGGGCCGCCTACGATAACACTTGAGAGGTCTTAAAGTCGTAAAGCTTTAGTATTAAGCGATCACTGCACACGCAACCATCGCGTCATCATCCATATCATGCATATGTGATTGACTACATTGCGTCAGCCCAAGAAGCGCGGGCGTCCTAAGGGCTCGACCAACAAGCCCAAGCCGCCGGGCGCCGCGCACcggcccgccgcgccgcccgcgccccgcgccgcgccgccccgccCCCTGCCGCCGCCCGGCCGGCCCCGCGCTACCGGCTACCAGTACGCTATCAGGCCCTTCAGGAAGGACTTCTCTGGAATACAGTTTAGAAGGTTAGTGGACATAcggtatttattattgtgtaacGTTTTTGTGAATTTTAGGGTTTGCTCTTGAGTAAAAGTAGGGCAATTCTGCGATGGAGATGTATCATGAAAACGAGTAAATGACAATAGACAGGCTTTCTAATACAGAGgttatatatttattaggtTATCTCATTAAAGGCGTATCTAGATAATCAAGTTATTAGGTTATTATTTGATCAATCACTGCACTATGTGTGGTTACGCATAGTGCAGTGATTGTCTTCGTCCGACGTGAGCGATGAACAACGCTACGCCTATGTCAAATTTGTGTAAAATACCAAGAAACAGCTACGTAGAATCTAAACTCATAAAGTAGAGACTTTTGATATGACCGTGTTCGTCGCGTTGCTTCCCATTTTGCCGCTCTAAAGAACAGTGAGGTGCAAATGGGGCAATGAGAGTTCGTGATATGTAACGACGTCACAACACAATCATGTGGTGTTGGCCCGCAGGCGGTGGAGCGACGAGTGCCTGGACTCGTCGCACATCCCCAACGAGGTGTACTTCGGCGACGTGCCGGTGTCGCTGGAGGTGCTGCACAACTACTACGACGCCAACGCCGAGCGCGAGAAGCTGGCGCAGCAGGCGGCGCACATCGCCGCGCAGAAGGCCGCCGCCGCCAAGCTGGCCGCCGCCAAGCTGCAGGCGCGCGGCGTCATGGCCACCAACGAGGTAGGCTGTTTACCTCATGTCCTACTGCTGGCCAGCGGTCAcctcctggaatgagggaggagttcAGCCTTGTGTCCAATAATTACAGCTTTTTTGTTTGGCCTTTTTTTTTTGAAAGATTTGGGCATAAAACTGCAACGCTGTATATTATGAATTAATGAGCATAATACGAGATAGTAAACAAAGAAATCATTCAATACGATAAGCAAGTAGaggttaatataataaagcaacTTTGTGCTCATATTAATGAATGTTTTGAGAAAAATCTACCTAGACAAAGTCAGTATAAAAACGCTAACTAAGAATTTTATCGCTCCTTCTCATTCTAGTTCCTAAAAAGTCCTAACTGCTCTTATTTATATCAacttaaaatgttgtatgtctgtgtttttgtttgtatgatcACTTCCACCCTTAGGGCCTCATATTTGCCAccaacattattaattaaatattgtgattATATTGTTCAAGGTGACGACGGTAGACTCATCATCGTCAGACGACACTTCAGGGGAGTCCGGTAGCGACTCGGAGGAGAGCGATGACGTGAGTACATTTAAAGATAATAACTTTAGGCCCTTGCGCAAAGCAATATATGCAATAGAAAATATGCTGTTATGGATAGATTTTTAGCTAAAAAGAGTAGTTTTGTTCCTCATTTTCAGACATGTGTTTTCACAAAGATCTATCACAATTTGACTTAATTGGAATTTCGTTCATAAATTTCGGTGAAATGTATAGTTGACTCTATGTTAGACGAGCCGAGCACGAACAAAGCTGGAGCCATGCACAAATTCGCGTAGTGTAGACTGACTACAAGATTTGAAAGAGCACCCTTCCAAAAGAAATTTGTGCTCGGCGCGTGATTGGCTTCTCTAGCGTAGATCTAcctttaaagatttttgaaactTGATTTATCAACTTCCATACATTATATAGTTGTGTACTAACACAGTTTGTACAATTCTTGCAGCGCACAGGAAGCGTGgtgatatcattttattatatttgttactgtttaagcttttaaaattaCCCAACTGCAAAGAATGGTCCCGATAAATCGAATTACctttaaaccttttttatttttgaacgaTATTTTCAAAGGCCCTGTTTTGAATCATTGCTAGATTTGTGGTTGGGTAGTGTTGTAATCGCTAAGGACattatgttaagaaaatatactCTACACAataacgaaaacattttttttaaactgaatttTACTCGGGCATAACGACTTTCAGGCCTTTCAGGCTCACAACGAAACAAGTAGATTAAGTCTAGGCTCTAAATTTAAGTTTAACTccgattaaatttataaaattggaCAACCGTCTTACCAtctaattaagtaatttcaaatatACAATACTACAACACATTGTATTGTTATACAGGATGTTCCTTTAAAACGTGGTCCGGGTCGGCCGAAAGGTTCTAAGAACAGTCCGAAGGCGTCTGGAACTCCGGGACCGCCGGGAACTCCGTCAACGCCAGGTAGTGGCGCCGGGGCAACGCCGGGCCGCCGCGGACGACCGCCGGTGCCGCCGGAGATGAGACAACCAGGCATTACGGATATGAAGAAGTTCTGTAAAGCTGCTGGAATTAGATTTGATTATAAGAAACTTGTTGAAGGTGAGTACTCAATGGAATGTTTTTCTCAACTTATATAGTATccatagattaaaaaaaatatcctggTTTATTAGCAAAAGTGAAACCGGGAGTCGTATGTGTGAATTCATGTATaaacttcatcaaaatccattcaatagttttttatttgtagcaGTATCAATGATACACCCTTCATCACTATCAGTACGATAATAGCATTTGTTAACTTCTTAAAACAGATACAATCCATTGGTTTGGACATTGTTGTCTACGTTTTGACGGTGTAGCGTGGCAGTGTATGCGAATACCTCGCAGGAAGTATTGAGTTCGTCAGTCCATTCCAccaggctatgagagtgaaaGAATAgcgagtgtacctgtgtattgtgcacacatttCGACACTGTAATGAATGTCCTACATCGTTGGTGGTCTACATCCTGCTTCATGGTGCAATGCagaagaaattattattatttacattttcgtaGCCATGACAAAATCTCATCATTCACAAAGTAGATAGCGTGGAAATTAACAAACTATTACACACACTTATGTACACATCTGCCTAAACGTGCAAAATATTTGAACGTAATTAATCATTTTCCTTTACTTGTGTTTGCACATTTTCCACTTCGGATATTTTTCGGTAACTTTTTCCTTGTTGGTCGTGAGAAAAGTGTATGGCTTGCTACATTTAtacggttcggcattaatcggcctagctgagcggcaaaaccgaatatgtgtgaaTATTTGTGAAACAGAAAAAGCGGCATTTTTCAACATTcgttcgggaaaaatgccgctcgacatcgtcgagtcggttttgttgttcgataaacaCTGCCGAACCGAACATGCCGTCCCAAATATGAGTGTAGCAAGCCTAATGTTTTTAATCTTTACAAAGATTTCCTCATGAACCAGAAAATTCCGGTACAAACCCATCTGCAGCCGCCTATTTgacatgtatttatttcttgCAGGTTGTACGAAAAACAAAGAGCGTGTTCAAAAGATGTTAGACTTGTTGATAGCGGCCGGCTTAGACGGCAAGCCGACGATCGAGAAGTGCCAAGCGTTGAAGAAGGCTAAGCAAGACAAGAAGGAGCAAGAGAAACAGGCGAAGAAGGAAGCTAAAGTCAAACACAAAGCCACCACGGAAGAAGAGGGTAAGTTACATTTATACtgcgactagctgacccgcgcaacttcgcttgcgtcacataagggagaatgggtcaaaattttccccgtttttgaaacattttttattggtactctgatcctattggtcgtagcgtgatgatatatagcctatagccttcctcgataaatgggctatctaacagtgaaataatttttcaaatcggaccagtagttcctgaaattagcgcattcaaacaaacaaacaaacttcagctttattatattagtatagagtttaggcgcccatagccagttgcccTTACCGGTCGGTATaagatctgtaggttaagcaatcgttggcgcggtcattctttagatgggtgatcgcttagtagtatttgaattgaggGTCGCCGTGCTTCCTAGGGCatgtaaaatgtcggtcccggtggttgtaCTAATATAACAAAGCGTTTATCAAAATGCTTTGATTGCAGATTTctgttttttcaaaatattaaagcatgtatctttttttttaagtgaattagggtatgttaaatatttagattaGTTTTCTTAGATTTAGATTAGTGGCCCATCATTCAGCGCGTCGAGCGCGGCTGTCGCGCGCGGCTCGCCGCGCTCTTACGCGCCGCGGTACAAGATcggagtaaacagc
The DNA window shown above is from Anticarsia gemmatalis isolate Benzon Research Colony breed Stoneville strain chromosome 20, ilAntGemm2 primary, whole genome shotgun sequence and carries:
- the LOC142981424 gene encoding uncharacterized protein LOC142981424 isoform X1; protein product: MYPIIAGNALITKMNYDAERAMNQKRLRMEGEPGHGVVQGNGLPLNYIDNGHQIPYQPYAGAYNTHYPPPDAFAAYGPPPPGGYAPQNLSYVPPAHQNYPHHQSFPPQQPPQSQLHMPQSHMVQGYGDVVHKPAWPPQPHLLPPLDTQKPLDINKLKSEIKLEPTDAHKRPHPENEMMGGDLDQPKIKIKTDIFKPDDLAHRHDKPGDHQKPHDVAQKPTDLQSKDLSQPMMGLDKAMDKPTEASKPEGASEGVVGDVHRAAEPNASASDKSEEDRKPFSSPELPKSGSMPGKIPTPGSEPKKRGRPKGSTNKPKPPGAAHRPAAPPAPRAAPPRPLPPPGRPRATGYQYAIRPFRKDFSGIQFRRRWSDECLDSSHIPNEVYFGDVPVSLEVLHNYYDANAEREKLAQQAAHIAAQKAAAAKLAAAKLQARGVMATNEVTTVDSSSSDDTSGESGSDSEESDDDVPLKRGPGRPKGSKNSPKASGTPGPPGTPSTPGSGAGATPGRRGRPPVPPEMRQPGITDMKKFCKAAGIRFDYKKLVEGCTKNKERVQKMLDLLIAAGLDGKPTIEKCQALKKAKQDKKEQEKQAKKEAKVKHKATTEEEGTESVGRRMTRGATGSVPRQRIVISSDEEDDTPAARRTLSKLRCSVNDDSDSD
- the LOC142981424 gene encoding uncharacterized protein LOC142981424 isoform X2, producing MFTKMNYDAERAMNQKRLRMEGEPGHGVVQGNGLPLNYIDNGHQIPYQPYAGAYNTHYPPPDAFAAYGPPPPGGYAPQNLSYVPPAHQNYPHHQSFPPQQPPQSQLHMPQSHMVQGYGDVVHKPAWPPQPHLLPPLDTQKPLDINKLKSEIKLEPTDAHKRPHPENEMMVNIYNGGDLDQPKIKIKTDIFKPDDLAHRHDKPGDHQKPHDVAQKPTDLQSKDLSQPMMGLDKAMDKPTEASKPEGASEGVVGDVHRAAEPNASASDKSEEDRKPFSSPELPKSGSMPGKIPTPGSEPKKRGRPKGSTNKPKPPGAAHRPAAPPAPRAAPPRPLPPPGRPRATGYQYAIRPFRKDFSGIQFRRRWSDECLDSSHIPNEVYFGDVPVSLEVLHNYYDANAEREKLAQQAAHIAAQKAAAAKLAAAKLQARGVMATNEVTTVDSSSSDDTSGESGSDSEESDDDVPLKRGPGRPKGSKNSPKASGTPGPPGTPSTPGSGAGATPGRRGRPPVPPEMRQPGITDMKKFCKAAGIRFDYKKLVEGCTKNKERVQKMLDLLIAAGLDGKPTIEKCQALKKAKQDKKEQEKQAKKEAKVKHKATTEEEGTESVGRRMTRGATGSVPRQRIVISSDEEDDTPAARRTLSKLRCSVNDDSDSD
- the LOC142981424 gene encoding uncharacterized protein LOC142981424 isoform X3, giving the protein MNYDAERAMNQKRLRMEGEPGHGVVQGNGLPLNYIDNGHQIPYQPYAGAYNTHYPPPDAFAAYGPPPPGGYAPQNLSYVPPAHQNYPHHQSFPPQQPPQSQLHMPQSHMVQGYGDVVHKPAWPPQPHLLPPLDTQKPLDINKLKSEIKLEPTDAHKRPHPENEMMVNIYNGGDLDQPKIKIKTDIFKPDDLAHRHDKPGDHQKPHDVAQKPTDLQSKDLSQPMMGLDKAMDKPTEASKPEGASEGVVGDVHRAAEPNASASDKSEEDRKPFSSPELPKSGSMPGKIPTPGSEPKKRGRPKGSTNKPKPPGAAHRPAAPPAPRAAPPRPLPPPGRPRATGYQYAIRPFRKDFSGIQFRRRWSDECLDSSHIPNEVYFGDVPVSLEVLHNYYDANAEREKLAQQAAHIAAQKAAAAKLAAAKLQARGVMATNEVTTVDSSSSDDTSGESGSDSEESDDDVPLKRGPGRPKGSKNSPKASGTPGPPGTPSTPGSGAGATPGRRGRPPVPPEMRQPGITDMKKFCKAAGIRFDYKKLVEGCTKNKERVQKMLDLLIAAGLDGKPTIEKCQALKKAKQDKKEQEKQAKKEAKVKHKATTEEEGTESVGRRMTRGATGSVPRQRIVISSDEEDDTPAARRTLSKLRCSVNDDSDSD